A region of Faecalibacterium taiwanense DNA encodes the following proteins:
- a CDS encoding FAD-dependent protein, with the protein MEKYDLIIVGAGPAGIFTAVELLRHGSKKKMLLVEKGKPVEKRHCPKAEVGHCVNCRPTCAITTGFSGAGAFSDGKLSLSYEVGGDLPTLIGEEFAQELIDYTDKIYLEFGADPHVEGIYTGEEIKEIRKNAIHAGLKLVDCPIRHLGTEKAQQLYLAIQNYLADNGVEMLFNTECENIILENEECKGVLLKDGDQVRPVYADTVVIGTGRRGADWLEKICAEHHIAHKPGTVDIGVRVECRNEVMEKVNKVLYESKLIGYPKPWKNKVRTFCQNPGGFVAQENYDNDLAVVNGHSFKEKKSENTNLAILVSHNFTEPFNQPIAYAQKVGELTNMLGAGHIMVQRYGDILDGKRTWQKELAQSNVKPTLKDAVAGDITAAMPYRAMTNIIEFIKMLDMVVPGFAANETLLYSPELKFYSNKVKMDENLDTNIKGLHCLGDSSGWTRGLMMASVMGVLMGRKLAEKEDC; encoded by the coding sequence ATGGAAAAGTATGATCTGATTATTGTCGGTGCCGGCCCGGCTGGCATTTTTACCGCTGTGGAGCTGCTGCGCCACGGCAGCAAAAAGAAGATGCTGCTGGTGGAAAAGGGCAAGCCCGTGGAAAAGCGCCACTGCCCCAAAGCCGAAGTGGGCCACTGCGTCAACTGCCGCCCCACCTGCGCCATCACCACCGGCTTTTCCGGTGCAGGTGCCTTCTCGGATGGCAAGCTGAGCCTCTCCTATGAGGTGGGCGGCGACCTGCCCACCCTGATCGGAGAGGAGTTTGCACAGGAGCTTATCGACTACACCGACAAGATCTATCTTGAGTTCGGCGCAGACCCCCATGTGGAGGGCATCTACACCGGCGAGGAGATCAAGGAGATCCGCAAGAACGCCATCCATGCCGGCCTGAAGCTGGTGGACTGCCCGATCCGCCATCTGGGCACAGAGAAGGCTCAGCAGCTGTATCTGGCCATCCAGAACTATCTGGCCGACAACGGCGTGGAGATGCTGTTCAATACTGAGTGCGAGAACATCATCCTTGAGAATGAGGAGTGCAAGGGCGTGCTGCTGAAGGACGGCGATCAGGTCCGGCCTGTGTATGCGGATACCGTGGTCATTGGCACCGGCCGCCGCGGTGCGGACTGGCTGGAAAAGATCTGCGCCGAGCACCACATTGCCCATAAGCCCGGCACCGTGGACATCGGTGTGCGCGTGGAGTGCCGCAACGAGGTCATGGAAAAGGTGAACAAGGTGCTGTATGAGTCCAAGCTCATTGGCTACCCCAAGCCCTGGAAGAACAAGGTGCGCACCTTCTGCCAGAACCCCGGCGGCTTTGTGGCGCAGGAGAACTACGACAACGACCTTGCCGTGGTCAACGGCCACAGCTTCAAGGAGAAAAAGAGCGAGAACACCAACCTTGCGATTCTGGTCTCCCACAACTTTACCGAGCCGTTCAACCAGCCCATTGCCTACGCACAGAAGGTGGGCGAGCTGACCAACATGCTGGGCGCAGGCCACATCATGGTGCAGCGCTACGGCGACATTCTGGACGGCAAGCGCACCTGGCAGAAGGAGCTGGCCCAGTCCAACGTGAAGCCCACCCTGAAGGATGCCGTGGCAGGCGACATTACCGCCGCCATGCCCTACCGCGCCATGACCAACATCATTGAGTTCATCAAGATGCTGGATATGGTGGTGCCCGGCTTTGCCGCCAACGAGACCCTGCTGTACAGCCCGGAGCTGAAGTTCTACTCCAACAAGGTGAAGATGGACGAGAACCTTGACACCAACATCAAGGGCCTGCACTGTCTGGGCGACTCCTCCGGCTGGACCCGCGGCCTGATGATGGCTTCGGTCATGGGCGTGCTTATGGGCCGCAAGCTGGCCGAAAAGGAAGACTGCTAA
- a CDS encoding peptidylprolyl isomerase, whose protein sequence is MVRITMEDGGIIDIELNEEAAPITCENFKKLVSEGFYNGLTFHRVIPGFMIQGGCPLGNGTGGPGWNIKGEFAANGVNNPLKHTRGVISMARAMNPNSAGSQFFIMHQDAPHLDGQYAAFGKVVAGMDVVDKIAAVRTDWNDKPTTPVKMKTVELIEG, encoded by the coding sequence ATGGTTCGCATTACTATGGAAGACGGCGGCATCATCGATATCGAGCTGAACGAAGAAGCCGCTCCTATCACCTGTGAGAATTTCAAGAAGCTGGTCAGCGAGGGCTTTTACAATGGCCTGACCTTCCACCGCGTGATCCCCGGCTTTATGATTCAGGGCGGCTGCCCGCTGGGTAACGGCACCGGCGGCCCCGGCTGGAACATCAAGGGCGAGTTTGCTGCAAACGGCGTGAACAATCCGCTCAAGCACACCCGCGGCGTGATCAGTATGGCACGCGCCATGAACCCCAACAGCGCCGGCAGCCAGTTCTTCATCATGCATCAGGATGCACCTCATCTGGACGGCCAGTACGCTGCCTTTGGCAAGGTGGTTGCAGGCATGGATGTTGTGGATAAGATCGCAGCTGTCCGCACCGACTGGAACGATAAGCCCACCACCCCGGTCAAGATGAAGACTGTGGAGCTCATTGAGGGCTGA